From Thalassospiraceae bacterium LMO-JJ14:
CGGTCCATGAACGCGGGACGCAGGCCGGTCGACTTGAAGCTGCCGAAAAGATTGCCGTCCTTGTCTTCGCCTTCGAATTCGAACGTGAACAGGTCCTGTGTGGTGACGACCTCGCCCTCCATGCCGACGACTTCGGTGACATGCGTGATGCGGCGCTTGCCGTCGCGCATCCGCGAAATCTGCACGATCAGGTCGACGGCACCGGCAATCTGCGCACGCACCGCTTCGTTCGGCAGTTTGACCCCGGCCATGGCGACCATGTTCTCGAGCCGGGTCAGCGCTTCGCGCGGCCGGTTGGCGTGAATGGTGCCGAGCGACCCGTCGTGACCGGTATTCATCGCCTGCAGCATGTCGAGGGCCTCACCGGCGCGAATTTCGCCGAGGATGATGCGGTCGGGCCGCATCCTGAGCGCGTTTTTGACCAGTTCGCGCTGCGTGATCTCGCCGTCGCCTTCCAGGTTCGGCGGGCGCGTCTCGAGCCGCACCACATGCGGCTGCTGCAGTTGCAGTTCCGCCGCGTCCTCGATGGTGACGATCCGCTCGCCGGCATCGATCATCCGCGACAACGCATTCAGCAATGTCGTCTTGCCGGATCCGGTGCCGCCCGAAACCAGAATGTTGAGCCTGGAGCGCGACGCGATCTTGAGGACCGTGGCCATTTCGGGCGAGACGTTTTCCTGCCGCTGCATGACGTCCAGCGTGATTTTCTTTTTCGAGAACTTACGGATCGAGATCGACGGCCCGTCAATGGCCAGCGGCGGGATGATGATGTTGACGCGAGACCCGTCGGGCAGGCGCGCATCGCAGAGCGGCGAGGATTCATCGACCCGGCGTCCGACCCCCGACACGATCCTCGATGCAATCTGCATGACATGCCGGTTGTCGCGGAACGTGACGCCGGACAACGTCAGCTTGCCGTTCTTCTCGACGAACACCTGTTCGGGTCCGTTGACCATGATATCCGTCACCGCCTCGTCGGCGAGCAGCACCTCGAGCGGCCCGAAACCCAGCATATCGTTCAGCAGCATGGTAACGATTTCGCGCTGCTCCATCAGGTTGAGCTGAATTTTGTGATCGGTGAGGATTTCCGCGACCACGTCGCCGACTTCCTGCGCCAGTTGCTGGCGCGGCATATCGCCGGCTTCGGTAACGTCGATCCGGTCCATGAGGATCGGCTGCACCAGCGCCTTGGTCCGTTCGATCAGATTTTCCGGCGCCTCTTTCTTTTCGGCGACCCGCTTGTCGAGCAGGGTGTTGACGACCTCCGTCACGACATCGCGCCTTTCGCGTGCAGACAATCCGCCCGGCACCAGATCGCCGCTGATCGCGATTTCCATTGCCTTTGCCAGCTCGGCGCGCGGAATTGCCGCCGGGTCGTCATCGCCCAAAATCTCGTCGGCGCGTTCCAGCGTTTCACGTGCAACTTCGGCGATGATTTCCGGGCGGTACTGTTCATCCGCCCCCAACATCGCCGCGTGCATGAGCGCCGCACTGTTTTCATCGGCGGCCAGTTCACCGAGCGGCCGCACCGACGGGCGCTTCCTGTGCGCATTTATGGAAATGATATCCGTGCCTTGTCTTTTACCGAACATCCCGGCCTCCCGTGGCTTGCGCAGCCGTCTTCGGTGCGCGTCTGAATTTTGCGAACAAGCCACCCCCCGATTTACGTTCGGCACCCGTCATCAGTTCCGCAACCCCGACCAGCGCGCGGCCCAGCTTCGAGCGTCCCGCCGACTGCAAGATACATTTGCCGTCGGCCTCGCTCCGCATCGCGGATTTCGGATCGAAGGGAATACGCGCGCTCACCTTCAGCCCCGATCCTTCCTCGAAGGTTTTCACCGACAGTTCTTCGCGTGGCGCCATACCTTGGCGGCCGAGCACGACCGATACCTGCGCCGCCGGACTGACCGCACCGATCAAGCTCGCCAGACGGACGCTGTCGCGCATGGCGGCGAGGCTCGGTTCGGCAACGAGCACGATCCGCGAAAACGCTTCCAGCATACCGGGATGGGCGACGGCGGTAGCGCGCGGCATGTCGACGATCACCAGGTCGCAGGCATCGCGCACGAAATCGAGCAATTCCCCGAACGCCTGCGCATCGGCGAGGTCGCCTTTCGCCGGATCGGTTTCCGACGCCATCACGCGGAACCGCTCGCCGAGCGATACCAACGCCCGCTTGACGAACAACTCGTCCATACGGCCCGGCTCGCGCATGGCCTCGGCCAGCCCGCCGCCCGGATCGACATCGAGCATCAAGGCCTGCGTACCGAACGTCAGATCCATATCGATCAGCGTGACGTTCTTCTGCTGCTGCTCGGCGGCGAACCATGCCGCGTTGGCGGCGACGGTGCTGGCGCCGACACCGCCCCTGACGCCAATGACGCATACCGCATCCGTCTGCACCACGTCCGGTGCCATCTGCACCACTGCTTCCGCCACCTGAGGCGGGCGGGCGCGATGCAGGCACGCGGAAAATTCATGATAGGTGAAAGGCTTCGCCAGATAGTCCGTGACCCCTGCCGCCAGCACTTCGCGATAGACATGCAGGTCGTTGACCGCGCCCAATAGGATCACCTGCGCCCCGGCGTCGCACACCTCCGCCAAGCGGGCCACCTCTGTCATGATATCGCCGGACGCACCAAGATCGACGACGAGGGTCGACGGGGTCGGCATCGCCGCCAGGGACTCGATCGCCTCATCGAGCGTCGCCTCGATCACGCTTTCTGCGGGCAGGCCTTCGGCCTCGACACCCCGGCCAAGGGTCTCAGCCGTTTGCCGGTCGGCGGCGAAGGCCAGAAAGGCATGGCTCATCCCGGCATCATCCGGCGTTTCTTCTTTCCTGAGCGCGATCATTGTCCACCTCCGTTGCTGCCGCCGCCCGAGCTTCCCTTAACGCCATGGCTTTCGGCGGTGTTGGTGTCGTCGACGTCGAGCTTGCGGGTTGTGCCGGTGCGGTAACGCTGAATACCGAGAACCATGGCCTCGCCGTCGGCCAGGGTTTCGCCGCGGCCTTCCAGGATGTCGCGCGGCTCGGCGACCATGCGCCCGAGGTTGCTGGCCGTGGCGCAGCCCCAGTTCGAATGCGGGCGATTGTCGAACGTCCGTCCGGCGCGTGACGTGTAGTCCGGGCATCCCGGCAGCATCACCAGATACCGGCGGACCGTCAGGTTGACCTCGTCGTCGGCAATCCCGGCGATGTTCGAACGCACCCGGACGCGGGCCGGATCGATCCCGGCTTCGCCGACAACCCGGGCGATATTCTGACGGCGTTGCGTGGCCAGTGCCGAGGTATCGACGAACAGGCCGAAATCGACGAAGACCTCATCGGTCCGGGCAAGCTGGCGGCGCTGCAGGAAGGCGACGGCGGCGCGATGTTCGGCGTCGGTCATTGCCGCCCCGCCGCGGTCGAACTGCAACGCGAACGAGGTTTCGCTGGGAATGACCTGCACGTTCTTTTCGGCACGCGGCTGCATCTCGACCTGCATGTTCAGCGGGTCGTACCAGGGCCGGTCGGCATAGGTCTGGCAGCCGGAAAGAGCGGCGATTGAAAACAGCATCGCAGAGCTGAGTATTAAGGTTCTCATTGGCTGGCTCCTTTGGCTTCAGCAGGCTGCTCCAGCAAGAAACCAACGGGACCGATCAGGCTGTCGCCGTTGCGATCGATGGTGACAGGCTGACCGGCGGCGGGTTTCTGGCGGTGCGTGCCGCCGTTGGCGATGCGTTCGGCATCGTGCGGGTATTCAAGCCCGTCGGTCGGCTGGGCCAGCCGCTGGCGCGAAACCGGGCGCACCACATACGGCGTGACGATGATGACCAGTTCGCTTTCCTCGCGCTGGAAGCGGTCGGACTTGAACAGGCTGCCCAGCACCGGCACGTCGCCCAAACCCGGAAACTTGGAGATATCGTGCGTGACGTTGTTCTGGATCAGGCCGGCAATGGCGAACGACTGACCGGAGCCCAGTTCGACCGTGGTATCGGCGCGCCGTGTCGTCAACGACGGGATCTGGAAGTTGTTCAGCGTCACCGCATTGGTGGTCGAAAGCTGGCTGACTTCCGGGCGCACATGCAAATTGACGCGGTCGCGGCCCATCAGGGTCGGCGTGAAGCTGAGCGATACCCCGAACTTTTTGAATTCGATGGTCACGCGGCCGTCGGAATCCGGCACCAGGATCGGAAATTCGCCACCGGCCAGGAAGCTCGCCGACTCACCCGACAACGCTGTCAGGTTCGGCTCGGCGAGGACGGAAATCAGTCCCTCTTCCTCGAGTGCGTCGATCACCGCGTTCAGGTCGAAACCGCCGAAGCTCAGCCCGGATACGGAAAGCGTATGTTGCGTCACCGAGGCATTGAACGGATTGGCCGTCGCGACACCGAATGCGATCCCCGCCGCCGAGCCGGCAATCGACCAGTTGAACCCGAGCTGCTTGTCGACATCGCGCGAAACCTCGGCGATGCGGACGCGCAGATTGATCTGCGTCGGGGCATCGATGCCGATGCGCATCATCACCTTTTTCGGGTCGCCGACGGCACCGGCGGCAACGCGGCGAATGTTTTCGGCGGTCGACGCGCTGTCGACGATCCCGTCCAGCACCACCGAATCGCCGACGCTGCTGACCGTAATATCGGTTTCGGGGTGAAGCTGGCGGATGGATTCATGAATCCGGCCGACATTATGACTGACGTGAAGATCGACGCTGGCCAGCACATGTTCGGCACGGTCGACGGCGAACAGCGTGGTTTCCCCCGGGCCCTTGCCCAGCACATAAACCAGGGTCGGGCTTTTGATCTGCACGTCAGCGATTTCAGGATCGGCGACGAACACCGTCTGTGCCGGCGCGCGCAGCTTGAGGAGACGTCCCTTGTGCACTTCCAGGGACATTTCCTGATGCCCGCGCGAGACCACTTCGAGCGGCTTGCCCCAGGCATCGCCGACGGCAATCATCGTGATCGCCAGTATGGCGAGGATCGCAAGTATCTGCAGGATGTCCCAATTACGCAGCATGTCCCGGCTCCTTAAAAACTCTGGACCTGGGCATCACTGCCCCTGAGTACGTTGACTTCTCGGCTGTTACCACCGCCCGGAAACAGGCGCGGATCGCCCCACATGTTGTAAACGTCGGCATCGAGGGTGTAGCTGCGGCCTTCGTTGCGGACCATTTTCGGATCGAACGGCTTTGCCCCACCGAGCAGACGTTCCTTGTGCACGGTTTCGCTTTCTGCCTGGCTCAGGCTGTTAAGGCTCAGTGTCAGGCGGCCCATTTCAAGCGCGATGGTGACGCGCTCGGCTTCCTTCGGCGTCACCTCGATGGTGGCCGTCTTGGCGACGGCGGCGCTGCCGTCTTCCTTGTCGACGTGCTGGTCGATGGCCAGCACGCGCACGCGGCGCAGCACGGTCTGCGAGAAATAGCGCTGCTGCTTGGCTTCCTTGCGCTCGTCGCGGACCTTCATAGTCATCAGGATATCGACCCAGTCACCTGGGAAGATGAAACCGGCGATGCCCGTGGTCGCGTCGACCGGCAGCGAGACGGCGCGGAACCCCGGTTCCAGCACGGCGGCGAGGAACCCCCGCTCGCCCGGATGCACGACCCGGACCTTGGTGACCGGCTCGCCGGCACGAAGCTGAACGCGGACCACCGCGCCCTGCAGTTCATTGATCGGGTCCTTGGCATCATTGTCACGGTCTTCGGCTTTTGGGCGCACGATATGCGTCTTGTGCACGCCGTCTTCGGGCCACGGCTGCCATTCCAGGTTTTCCGGCTTCAGGAAGGTGCCGGGTTGCAGATCCATTCTTGCGACCAGCACCTCGGCAGCGGCGGTCTTGACCACCTGAATTTCGGTTTTCCGCTCGGTGGCGAGACGGGTGCGCTCGCTTTCCATCCATGACTTCACATAGATCGCGGTCCCCGATGCGAACACCAGTGCGACGAAGAGAAGCAGAATATTGCGAAGCGAGAACATGTCGGATCTCCTGTTACGCCAGTTGTAAAAGCGTCACGAGCCCGCCGGCGCTGATGGCGACGCCGTACGGGAGTTTGATCATCAGGGAATTTTGCTCTTCCCTGAGACCGTTCCTGAGGCCGGCGTGATCGAAGCCGAGCGCCGGCGCGATATGGAAGTGCGTGATATAAAGAAGCGACAACAGACCGCCCGATACCGCCATGGTGACGGCAAAATCGGCAATCAGCGCCGGACCGGCCCACAACGCCGCCGCGGCAATCAGTTTGACGTCACCGCCGCCCAGGCGGTTGAGGGCATAAAACGCAAAACCGACGGCAAACGCCGTGCCCCCGACAAGCAGCGAAGCCGTCAGGTTGATATCGAGCGGCGACAACCAGACGTGCACAGGATAAAGCGCCAGCAGCGCAAGCGTGCAGCCGTGCGGGATTGTGTAGCTGCGGACATCGCTGACGACGGCAACGATATACGGCGCCACGGCCATCAGCAGTATCAGTGTATGAAGTGAAAACTGGTCGGTCATCGGTCCTCCCACCCCTTCCGTTCTTGAGGACTTCGCCCTTCCGCTTCTCTCGAGCCTATCGGGTCATGTTCACCCTTGTTGTTTGTCTTGTTACCTGCTTGAGCGTTTTCGCTTTCCGGAGCCCCCGGCGTGCCCGACCCGCGAAGATCGGCCGAGGTGGTGTCGTCCAGAACGGAGGCAAACCGTCCACGGACCCGGCAAAGCCGGAGGATCCGGAAAACGGCCGGCCCGGTTTCATGCCGGACCGGCCGCTCATGTATGGATCAGGGTCCGGCAACCGCGCCGCTGAGGATCGTCGCGACACTGTTGAACATGGTGTCGAGCGAGGCGCCCATGGCCTGCAGGGCCAGAATCGCGGCAACGGAAACGAGCGCAGCAATAAGACCGTACTCGATTGCGGTGGCGCCGCTTTCGTCTTGGAAGAATTTCTTGAGGGTGGCTTTCATAATGGCCTCCTGTTCTTATCGTCCGGTCGTCCCACACCGTGTGATGACGACACCGGCGCACCAAAGTGCATGAGCCATTAATAGATTTTTTACTTTTAGGGTCAAAATTTATATTCGCGAATATATTCGTTTTACTTTAGTGTTATTTTTTAAATACATTTTGATAAAATTTTATCTAATTTATCGATACTATAAATGCATTCGTTTGTTTAGAAATAGCCCCCTGACTTCAGTATCATGTCATCCGGTGAAATAGCCGGAGACCCGTCATGCTGCGCGCATGCACAAAGACTTTCAGACGCTTTGCAAGGAACCGGGACGGGACGACCCTGATGGAGTTCGCCTTCGGCGCACCGATTCTTATCACGGTCATGCTGGCATCCATGGAGTTCGGCACGATCATGCTGACAAACACATTGATGGAAAGCTCGCTCAGGGAAGCGGCCCGCTTCGGCATCACCGGCCAGCAGCCGGACGGCGTGACGCGCCTTGAACGCATCATCGAGATCATCGACGAACGCACGCTCGGGCTGATCGATATGACCCAGGCCCAGGTCGATGTGCTTGTCTATCCGAGTTTCTCCGACGTCGGCCGCGGCGAGGATTACGTCGACGGCAACGCCAACGGCACATACGACCCAGGTGAAACCTTCACCGACGAAAATGCAAACGGCCAGTGGGATGCCGACATCGGCGCCGCCGGCAGCGGCCAGTCCGGCGACATCGTCGTCTATCGGCTCAAGTACGACTGGCACACGATGACCCCGTTCGCGCAACACTTCATCGGCAACGGCGGCGTGCTCGGCCTGACCGCCAGCATCGTCGTGCGCAACGAACCCTGGGACGGGCTGAACAACTGATGATGACCAGACTCCGAAATTGCCTGAGCAGGTTCCGCAGCGACAAGCGCGGCATTTCCGCCCTCGAAATTGCCATCGCGGTCCCGGTTGCGCTGGCACTAACGCTGAACGGGATCGAAATGACGCGCTATGTGCTTTTACACCAGAAAACCGAGCGCGCGACGATGACCGTCGCCGATCTGGTGTCGCAGGGCGAGGTGCTGACAGCGGGCGATCTCGACAATATCTTTCAGGCCGGCGCGCTGATCACCGAGCCGTTCGATTTCGGCGCCAACGCGGCGATGATCGTCTCCAGCGTCGTCGGCCAGGCGGCCGGGCCGATCGTCGAATGGCAGCGTGTCTATGGCGCCGACCCGCAGGCAAGCGGCCTCGGCGGCCAGGGCGGCCCCGCTTCCCTGCCGGCCGGCTTCGTCGTCGCCGAAAGCGAAAGCGTGATCATGGCCGAGATCCAGTACCGTTATACGCCGATGTTCCCGGACAATCCGATCCTCGGCGGCGCCATCGCGAACAACACGGTTTATAACTACGCCATCTTCCGGCCGCGCTATACCGTCAAGGTCCGGCTGGGGTCTTAATCATCGCATTCACACAGCAATCGTCGCCCTGAAATTGATTCAGGGCCCATGCTCTTTTTTGATTAACTTATGGATCCCAAATCAAGTTTGGGATGACGGCGGCGGCATGACGCCGTCACGCCGCAGCGTCACTTAGACAGCCTGAGTTGTGACAGGTCGTTGGCGATTTCGCGGAACACGGCGCGCAGCGCGGCATCGTCGGGCGCGTAGTGATAGAACGGCGACGCGGGACCGCTGGCGACGTCCTTGAGCAGGGCCTGCAACTCGGTGCCGTTGTTGGCGAACTGGATGACATACAGCACCACGCCCGAGCTTTTGATATTTGTCGCGAGCAGACGCAGCCGGTCATTCATGCCGTTGGCCCCGGCACCGCTGCCGAGACCGAACACGGCCTTGTAGCCGTCGCCGTTACCGCCGTAGTTCTCGCCGTCGGTCAGCAAAACGATGGCGCGCTGCAGTTCGTAATCGGGGTCGGCCACGGCTTCGGTGAACGGCGCGTCCGGCATCAGCACCCGCCATGCCCAGGCCAGCCCGGCGGGAATGTTGGTGTTGCCGCCGGGGTTCGTCAGCGCGTCGATAGCATTGGTGATGGTCAGCTTCTGGTTTTGCAAAGGCGTAATGCCATGCGACAGGCAGCGGGTGCATTCCCCGCCGTTCGTCGACATGCTGCAGGTACCGCCCGAGACCGGCTCGCCCTCGATGCCGACCGGCTCCCACGCCGGCCAGTCGGCGCCGTCCAATAGCTGCGGACCCATGAAGATATCGGCATCGTCATCATCGGCGGCATTGTCGAGATAGCGGTTAAAGACGCAGCCGCGCCAATTGGCGGGCGGTGCAGACAACAACGGCACCGGTGAATTGTTGACCTGAAAGACATCGCTTTGCCCGGTGGCTGTCAGCGGATTGACGAACCCGGCGACGGGAACGGTACTGGTCAACGATGAATCGTAGGCGCTGCCTTCGAGCATGACGTTGACCTTGGCGTTCCACGGCACGAGGCCGATGTTCAACAGGTCATTGCTGCCGTTGTCGCCGTACAGGATGTCGACCAGGTCCTTGGCCGCCTGACGGGCTGCGGAAATACGTGTGCCGGCACCGCTCGATGACGACATCGAACCGGACATATCCATGGCGATCACCACGTCGAGCGCCTGCATCTGCCGGGTGATTTCGGTTTCCGCCGTCACCGTCAGTGTATCGAAGCCGAGGACTTTCATCAGCGTCGTCGGGATCTGCGCTTCCGCCGTCAGCGTCAGCCGCTCGGCCAGTTCATCGTCGACGATATGCGGACCGGAGATGGTTGAATTCATATATCCGGGCGGGAAGTTGGCGTTGAAGAACATCACGATCTCGGCATCGCGGGTCGGCGAAAAGAAATGCCGCCCGCCAGCCAGTCCTGCCGCATCGAGCGCCGAAGACATGCGCGACTTCACAAGGTAGGCCCGTGCCGTGTCGGTCCCCATGCCGACGAACGCGACCATCGGCACGGTGGCGAGCGCGAACAATACGATCGCCGCCCCGGTGTCCTGACGCGCAAAGTCCCTGAACTTTCGCCTGAGTGCCGCAAGCCATGTTTTCATCGGCCATGTTTTCATCGGAGTGCATCCAGCTTTCCAAAAGAGGATGCATAAACGTGGCGTGAAAGGCCCTGTCCGGGCAAATCTATTATTTATCTAAGTCTTTGATATAAAATAGATAAAATTTTACCGAATGAAACGTCGGTGTGCGGTCAGGTGCCGCTTCCCTGCGGTTCGGGCGGGGTGGAGGGGAACATCGCCGGCGGCGTTGCGGCGGCCGGCGCCCGGTCTGCGTCTTCGCCGTCTTCGTCGCCACCGTCTACAGCAGCGGCTTCGGCGGGGGTGTCATCTTCTTCGCCCAGCGGTTCGAGATCGTTGCGCGTCCACCAGTACCAGAACCCCTGCGAGCGCAGCCATTTTTCCAGGCGGTCGAGGTTCGACCATTCACGGCCCGCCCCCCGCGCGGAATAAATCCGTGCGAGTTGCCCGTTCACATACACAAGCACGCCCCACGTTTGCGGATTTTTGCTCTGGTCGCCGAATCCGCCACCGGCCTGCTCGCGCCACACCCGATAGACCACGGCATATTCGCCGAGCGAACCGACAGCGCGCAGGTAGGGCAAATCCGCCTGCGTGACCGTCATCGTCACGCCGAGCGCAATATCCTGCTGGGCGGCATCTGGTGCGTAGAGGGGACCGACATCTTGTGACATGGTGATAGCTACATCTTGCTTCATGATGTTGACAGGATCGAACTTTTATCGTACACCATGGTACATGTTGTGGGCCGATTCGACCAGCTTTTATTGTCCCATCCCACAGCAACGACTTTCCAGGGCGTGATGCCCAACACAAATCCAGGGCGTGATGCCCGACACAACATAGATTTCAGGAGCTTAATCATGGCTAAAAAAGTTGCCCCGGTGCCGAAAGGCTATCGCACCATTACCCCGTATCTGGTCGTTCGCGGCGCCGATGCCGCGCTGGCCTACTACGCCGATGTGTTCGGCGCCGAAGTTCTGTCGCGCGTTTACGCCGAAGACGGTGTCACCGTTCTGCATGCCGAAATGAAGATCGGCAACTCGATGGTCATCGTTTCCGACGAAATGCCGGCGTTCGGCATCTATTCGCCGTTCGCCTATGGCGGTTCGGGCGCGACACAGCACCTGTACCTGGCGAACGTCGACGAGATCTGGGAAAAAGCCGTCGAAGCCGGCTGCACCGTGCTGGTGCCGCTCG
This genomic window contains:
- a CDS encoding CpaF family protein, with protein sequence MFGKRQGTDIISINAHRKRPSVRPLGELAADENSAALMHAAMLGADEQYRPEIIAEVARETLERADEILGDDDPAAIPRAELAKAMEIAISGDLVPGGLSARERRDVVTEVVNTLLDKRVAEKKEAPENLIERTKALVQPILMDRIDVTEAGDMPRQQLAQEVGDVVAEILTDHKIQLNLMEQREIVTMLLNDMLGFGPLEVLLADEAVTDIMVNGPEQVFVEKNGKLTLSGVTFRDNRHVMQIASRIVSGVGRRVDESSPLCDARLPDGSRVNIIIPPLAIDGPSISIRKFSKKKITLDVMQRQENVSPEMATVLKIASRSRLNILVSGGTGSGKTTLLNALSRMIDAGERIVTIEDAAELQLQQPHVVRLETRPPNLEGDGEITQRELVKNALRMRPDRIILGEIRAGEALDMLQAMNTGHDGSLGTIHANRPREALTRLENMVAMAGVKLPNEAVRAQIAGAVDLIVQISRMRDGKRRITHVTEVVGMEGEVVTTQDLFTFEFEGEDKDGNLFGSFKSTGLRPAFMDRAKYFGLDKALMEAMG
- a CDS encoding P-loop NTPase encodes the protein MIALRKEETPDDAGMSHAFLAFAADRQTAETLGRGVEAEGLPAESVIEATLDEAIESLAAMPTPSTLVVDLGASGDIMTEVARLAEVCDAGAQVILLGAVNDLHVYREVLAAGVTDYLAKPFTYHEFSACLHRARPPQVAEAVVQMAPDVVQTDAVCVIGVRGGVGASTVAANAAWFAAEQQQKNVTLIDMDLTFGTQALMLDVDPGGGLAEAMREPGRMDELFVKRALVSLGERFRVMASETDPAKGDLADAQAFGELLDFVRDACDLVIVDMPRATAVAHPGMLEAFSRIVLVAEPSLAAMRDSVRLASLIGAVSPAAQVSVVLGRQGMAPREELSVKTFEEGSGLKVSARIPFDPKSAMRSEADGKCILQSAGRSKLGRALVGVAELMTGAERKSGGGLFAKFRRAPKTAAQATGGRDVR
- a CDS encoding CpaD family pilus assembly lipoprotein; the encoded protein is MRTLILSSAMLFSIAALSGCQTYADRPWYDPLNMQVEMQPRAEKNVQVIPSETSFALQFDRGGAAMTDAEHRAAVAFLQRRQLARTDEVFVDFGLFVDTSALATQRRQNIARVVGEAGIDPARVRVRSNIAGIADDEVNLTVRRYLVMLPGCPDYTSRAGRTFDNRPHSNWGCATASNLGRMVAEPRDILEGRGETLADGEAMVLGIQRYRTGTTRKLDVDDTNTAESHGVKGSSGGGSNGGGQ
- a CDS encoding type II and III secretion system protein family protein, producing the protein MLRNWDILQILAILAILAITMIAVGDAWGKPLEVVSRGHQEMSLEVHKGRLLKLRAPAQTVFVADPEIADVQIKSPTLVYVLGKGPGETTLFAVDRAEHVLASVDLHVSHNVGRIHESIRQLHPETDITVSSVGDSVVLDGIVDSASTAENIRRVAAGAVGDPKKVMMRIGIDAPTQINLRVRIAEVSRDVDKQLGFNWSIAGSAAGIAFGVATANPFNASVTQHTLSVSGLSFGGFDLNAVIDALEEEGLISVLAEPNLTALSGESASFLAGGEFPILVPDSDGRVTIEFKKFGVSLSFTPTLMGRDRVNLHVRPEVSQLSTTNAVTLNNFQIPSLTTRRADTTVELGSGQSFAIAGLIQNNVTHDISKFPGLGDVPVLGSLFKSDRFQREESELVIIVTPYVVRPVSRQRLAQPTDGLEYPHDAERIANGGTHRQKPAAGQPVTIDRNGDSLIGPVGFLLEQPAEAKGASQ
- the cpaB gene encoding Flp pilus assembly protein CpaB — encoded protein: MFSLRNILLLFVALVFASGTAIYVKSWMESERTRLATERKTEIQVVKTAAAEVLVARMDLQPGTFLKPENLEWQPWPEDGVHKTHIVRPKAEDRDNDAKDPINELQGAVVRVQLRAGEPVTKVRVVHPGERGFLAAVLEPGFRAVSLPVDATTGIAGFIFPGDWVDILMTMKVRDERKEAKQQRYFSQTVLRRVRVLAIDQHVDKEDGSAAVAKTATIEVTPKEAERVTIALEMGRLTLSLNSLSQAESETVHKERLLGGAKPFDPKMVRNEGRSYTLDADVYNMWGDPRLFPGGGNSREVNVLRGSDAQVQSF
- a CDS encoding prepilin peptidase produces the protein MTDQFSLHTLILLMAVAPYIVAVVSDVRSYTIPHGCTLALLALYPVHVWLSPLDINLTASLLVGGTAFAVGFAFYALNRLGGGDVKLIAAAALWAGPALIADFAVTMAVSGGLLSLLYITHFHIAPALGFDHAGLRNGLREEQNSLMIKLPYGVAISAGGLVTLLQLA
- a CDS encoding Flp family type IVb pilin gives rise to the protein MKATLKKFFQDESGATAIEYGLIAALVSVAAILALQAMGASLDTMFNSVATILSGAVAGP
- a CDS encoding pilus assembly protein gives rise to the protein MLRACTKTFRRFARNRDGTTLMEFAFGAPILITVMLASMEFGTIMLTNTLMESSLREAARFGITGQQPDGVTRLERIIEIIDERTLGLIDMTQAQVDVLVYPSFSDVGRGEDYVDGNANGTYDPGETFTDENANGQWDADIGAAGSGQSGDIVVYRLKYDWHTMTPFAQHFIGNGGVLGLTASIVVRNEPWDGLNN
- a CDS encoding pilus assembly protein translates to MMTRLRNCLSRFRSDKRGISALEIAIAVPVALALTLNGIEMTRYVLLHQKTERATMTVADLVSQGEVLTAGDLDNIFQAGALITEPFDFGANAAMIVSSVVGQAAGPIVEWQRVYGADPQASGLGGQGGPASLPAGFVVAESESVIMAEIQYRYTPMFPDNPILGGAIANNTVYNYAIFRPRYTVKVRLGS
- a CDS encoding pilus assembly protein TadG-related protein yields the protein MKTWPMKTWLAALRRKFRDFARQDTGAAIVLFALATVPMVAFVGMGTDTARAYLVKSRMSSALDAAGLAGGRHFFSPTRDAEIVMFFNANFPPGYMNSTISGPHIVDDELAERLTLTAEAQIPTTLMKVLGFDTLTVTAETEITRQMQALDVVIAMDMSGSMSSSSGAGTRISAARQAAKDLVDILYGDNGSNDLLNIGLVPWNAKVNVMLEGSAYDSSLTSTVPVAGFVNPLTATGQSDVFQVNNSPVPLLSAPPANWRGCVFNRYLDNAADDDDADIFMGPQLLDGADWPAWEPVGIEGEPVSGGTCSMSTNGGECTRCLSHGITPLQNQKLTITNAIDALTNPGGNTNIPAGLAWAWRVLMPDAPFTEAVADPDYELQRAIVLLTDGENYGGNGDGYKAVFGLGSGAGANGMNDRLRLLATNIKSSGVVLYVIQFANNGTELQALLKDVASGPASPFYHYAPDDAALRAVFREIANDLSQLRLSK
- a CDS encoding VOC family protein; translated protein: MAKKVAPVPKGYRTITPYLVVRGADAALAYYADVFGAEVLSRVYAEDGVTVLHAEMKIGNSMVIVSDEMPAFGIYSPFAYGGSGATQHLYLANVDEIWEKAVEAGCTVLVPLADTFYGERFAKVVDPFGHIWSMSKRIPAQKPEDIKAQTQAEGFSIYEPVGNREDQPYPTADADVSGKTEAA